Within Anolis sagrei isolate rAnoSag1 chromosome X, rAnoSag1.mat, whole genome shotgun sequence, the genomic segment cttgagtccctacgGGGTTGAGAAATGCagagtataaatagggtaaataaataaataactaaatactaCCCCGGCCCAGCAAAGGGGCAAAACAAAATAATGATTTTCACAAACTCCAGCAATAGCAGATtctctctgcctttctctcccAACCCAACCTACCTCTGTCATCAGGATTATATTCCATAGAAACATCTGTCCTAGAatacttatacacacacacacacaacatttatatattgcttttctcccTCTGAGGGAAGAGCAGTCtccctcaaagcagtttccaacattttaaaggcaagattcaatgccgtacatacatgtgaaagcCAAAAGATAATAAAaggcaataacatataactataaattaacttaaccaaattaaaacataaacataaaataacatttagacataaagcataaaaataaaacagcaacaatataataattaaattaaaatccactgataagcaacatgatttaaaaacaattattataatcacaccatccaaaatcaAATCAGAAGTTGTTCCATTGGTCCgttcactattccttattatcTTATTGCACTACGAGCTTTGCTGTAAGagcttggtcacataaccatgtttttactttcttccctgCTTCTACATACAAAAACAACACTTTTGGTCCCTCCTTCATAGGTTTGCCATGAGTTGAAATTACCCGaaggcaattaacaacaaaagaCAAAGTCAAGATTAACTTGAATGTTCTAACATGTTATTGCTGTTACTATATTTATTTCCTGCTTTATCTCTTTAAAGAAGAGCCCCAAAGTATCTAAcactaaaataaaacaataatataatttaaaagctTTATCAAGAAATGCCTTCACCAGTTTTgagaaacactaaaaaaacaataGAACTTCCAGGGAAGGTCACTTGATGTTCTGATAACACTGATTGCAAAAGCATTGGTCAAAGTAAATATGAACCTAATCATACTATTAACAGCTATTAACATTTGTTACTTACTGTTTCTCAAGATCCGAAACCATCTTGTCCACCCCTTCTTTGGAGGGCACATGAGTTCCATGAAGAAGACTGTTTGAAGTTGGGTAAAATTCTTCACCGCTGAATGAAGTGGGGAAAAATAGTGAATATGATTAGTGTGGCAACTCTATTAAAATAAATTAGTTTATGTATCATGTTCAACACCACTCTTCTTACTGAATACAGGTCAAGATGTTTTGTTTAGactcatctacattgaccatttaatgcagtttcaaaccagtattgaagaaagtggttttgctgtgcagattatATAGGAAAGCCTggatggtgatgacacaaaccaTAGAGACCTGATGTACATTAAgggcttttaaaaagtgctttTGAGCAAATGAAGgacttaagaaaagaaaatactacAACCCAGGGGAAACGAAGGAGGAAGTCAAAATATAGCTTTacacttctttctattttacacGGCTTCTTTCTATTCTAATTTCTCTATACACCCTCTCTTCTATCTAACATACTCTCTCCTTTTTCGCTCTTCAGGCCTTTCTATCTTTGGCCACCCTCTTTTTGGTCTCTAGAAACTCTCTCTATTTCTTTTGCTCCTTTGCTCTCTATTTTCCTGCCTcgtgcaagtttttttttaacctctccttcccccttttccctctctctcttttatcaATTGTAAACAAAATGCTAATaaagatatattaaaaaataaaaagtgattttgtagatggggcctaagtaaagagtaaagtaaaggtttctccttgacattaagtctagtcatttctgactctgggggtggtgttcatctccatttctaagtcgaagagctggtgttgtccgcagacacctccaaggtcatgtaggctgcatgactgcatggggtgccattacgttcccgcagaagcggtaagTATTCATCtattcacgtttgcatgttttcaaactgctaggttggcaggagctgggctaatattgggaactcaccccactccctggattcgaaccgccaacctttcggtcagcaagttgatgagcactaacccccagagtcagacacaactggacttaacgtcaggggaaaacctctaACTTTACTTAATTAAAATATACTGAAGCCAGTAGTCCTATGCAGTCAGCTGGTGGAGATTTCCTTCTAATGTCTGCAGATGGTACTCTAGACCTTTTCTGTTCTCTTCCCAGTGAAGTCTAACAAAAAAGTGAGCTTTGACGTCCATGGCTCAAGCTTCATCAATGCTATCAAAAGACACTCTTCAGTAAGAAAGGTGACATTATAATTTTGATAGGCAGGCAAAGGGAACCAATCATGGCTCAGGGGTGCAGTGGAAGAATAGAAAAGACAGAGACTTGCCTCTGTCAGGTTCAGAAAGGGCTTGAAGGTGACACAGATGGGGCTTTGAGCTGATAAGATACAGGGATTGGAGCTGAAATAGAAAGGATTACCAATCCAGCAAGGGAACAAGGGCAGAGGGAGGGACAGGATTCCTACGGGTTGGAGTTTTGCAATCAGCTCAGGAAATGGGATCTGTCACACTCACCTTTCTTCTCTCAGCTTTTCATACTTCTCCAGGTCAGGTTTGATCTGCTTGGTCAACCTCTGATACTGGCGCAACTGAGCAGCTGCATAATCTAAGAAAACCGTTGAACAGGAAAACATTAACATGGCCTACTGATAATGAATTCTAGCATTTTATTCATGCTTAATAGCTGGaaaaagtagctgcacgcaataacatcctgcggaaacttactggcagagCATGGGGTGCAgacacaaaattaataaaaacatcagccctggcttggccttactcaactgccgagtatgcctgcctgtttagcacaagtctgcccatgtgAAGCAGGCGAATATAGCATTGAATAAACCATGCAGAatacaggatgtctcaaacctacagcTGTTggtagactctataagctagctggcattgccctcccctcccccaatatgtgacgggaagttgctgctaactgtgggAGAAATAAGGTTGCACAccctgaaagccacccactgcatggctatcagcctcctcccagtagacccaaatcaaggaaaggtttcatgagaaccaccactcctcttaatgttcccccagcaacaacaagaatatgcctctgggcagcaaaatcaggcaattacaactggatgcccccccccccccaccaccacaagggtctgcctccaggtgCAAACCAATAACGGGCAACATGGAAGCccctgaacaaactcagaagtggagtgagaAGATcagaagacaacctggcaaaatggaccTAActggaagaatcctccaccttgtgcgactgtggaacagaacagacaactccacatctgtatgcttgcccactatgccctgccttatGCACAGTGGAAGAATTGcctaaagctacagacaatgtggttgctgttgcccatttttggtctaaagttatttagctgcttgtgttccctctattttatcagtcttatactactactattactactactaataacaactttattcttatatcctgcctggagtggcttacatatggcacaaagtgcctaaaacaagagcataaaataagcacacaatacaatagaatatAACATATAGCATATACGAACAACAATTTTAAACTCAAAACAATGGCCAATGACCTATGGCGACAAGCTACCAAAAACATGGCTAGAATGTAAACAataagacaagggaatgggatagtgtaaattgtacagggtgaggcagcataacttccgtggttgaagacatagcagagcgctagtggtctcattcgagaggcgggagtataaagttttgtcctgacgcAGTTCAGTCGCCatatgcattggaacagtgaggagcgtgcttttgccgttgaggcctacttttcgagcggatttggagtggccggcccgctctccaaatttggccccttgtggtttttttctatgggattttttgaaatcccgtgtttatgtgaaccgtccaaggaccctacaagatttgaagaaattgtcaacataatccaggaagaaattgtcaacataacacctgctatgctggcaagagtcatgacaaatgccagaaattggtttactcagtgtatggagaatgggagacgtcacctacctaatttgatcttcaaaactacgtaaaacaaaactttaggtatgcgcctacattataaaaaaaacatttctgattcatacaatgggttttattaagttttgaaaaaaggaagttatgctgcctcaccctgtagctaaggaacaaggacatgggatgaagtgcagtgctgtgtcattaattgAGGACCACTgggactagacattctcaaaggcttgtttaaacatccaagtcttcaaatccttatggaaggaggacagtgtgggggcctgcctgaTTTTCCTGGGGTGTTCAAAAGCCAGGAGGACACCACCAAGAAgactctctccctcgtccccaccaactgcacttgtgatgGTGGCGGAACTGCGAGGAGGGCCTCCTCGGCAGATCTTAGAACCCGCACAGGTACATAGAGAgggatgcagtcacaaagataggcagaaataaataaaagctggaaaataaataaaagctggaAAAAATGTGGACAAACCTGAAAACCCAAGATcgggatttttcttctttttcttcctctcaaaTCGCTCTGCATCCTCTGCGCTGATTTCTAACAGCTTCACTCTCTCATAATCTTCTCCTTTTGCAACGCAATCCTTGTAGATATCAACCAGATTTTAACACTTCAAAAATAGTTTCTCAAAGTTGGTCATCCTGAACTTTCCTAAGGCTACGTGTGCTGCCTATTAAACCACAGCTGAAGCCAGAAATCCCATGTACTGAGCGGGTGTAGACTTCCTTTTTGTATTTGGAGTGGGTAACTTAGAcctccttcattttctctttAGAGGATATTAACAAACAgtatctttttgtttttttatttgttggatTTTAGTTACATTTTTGACTATctaataaaatatttctttttttaaaaaaagagctttGAAGTCCTTGACTTAAGCATCAAAAATGTTATCAGTCGACAACCTTTGGTAAGCAAAGTAACATCAAATTATACTTATGATTGGCATGAAATCCTAGAAACTCGGAATTGAGAAAGTATACAAGAGTACATGGAAAAAACCAGAAGCGTTTGTTAATATTTCTCAAAGGGACTATACATAGTGGGCTGTAAATATCACTTTCAAAAGCAtactttcattttgtttttgtcaATTTAAAATTTGCCAGAAATCAAAATCAAATTCTTCCTCCAATACAACTATCTTATATTTGCTTAGCTTTAGTCAAGTCCCCTATTAGTCCAACATCTATAACACTGATGTAATATGCCTTGCCTGTCATAGCTGACTACTGGGGTTTCCAGAAAtcttccccccccctctctctttatataaatatatagatatagatattgtcGGGATCCAGACGCCTTTAAAGAGCCAGGCACAGGGATAAGGTCCAAACAAGATAGATATACGAGGGTTAtcaagaaagtaaggttacattttttaaaaaatatatacaaagaaTGACTATATTTTAATCAAACTTAGATGGATTGTAACATAGGAATTACACTATTTTCCCAGATTATCACCATTCGGTTCAATACATTGTCGTCCATAGGATACCTGTGtcaagtttccctccacctttttcagtcagttcatcacttcgatttCCATTTTGTCATCAGGAAAGTGTTTACTACCCAGGTGTTCCTTAATTTAGTGAACAGGTGacagtcactgggtgcaagatgggggctgtgagaggggtggcttcaaGCATCCCAACCAAAGGAAGTCAATAACTATTGTGTTGAATGAGCGGTGTGCGGACGTGCGCTGTCAcaaaggagacagactcctgccatcagcatcccaccacatttgttttggatggctctgcgaagtttcttcatggtctcacgaTATAttttgtacccattttgtcacatgctgttttgacattatgtcctctccacaAACTGAAACAATTTAGCGATGAATcacatgcccttagcatttaggtagtgtattacagcgcaaactttgcacttggagggaaagggAATGAGAATGCTCATGTCTAACCTTTACCACAATGCTAGTCGATGAACTAccgacgactggcactgcttgttcgctTGTGCTGGTTTCctactacatggcagtgataccaacttcccctgagaaaatttccCGCGAGAGCTACATGTcttataaccttactttctggataacccatatatatacagtaatatatatatatatatatagagagagagagagagagagagagagagagagagtatatctGGAGGTTCTATGATCCTAAAGTGGGATTCTACCCTTGAAGTTTTAAGAACAACTGCAGCAGCAAGGCCAGAGACCAGTCAATATAGAGGACATTGCTGCTGTGATGCTGCTCTATCTGTTCTCTGGATGCAGAGATTGGCAAAACAGCAACCTGGACTTTTTATCCAAAGAAGGTTGCATACCATCATAAGATTTCAAATGTTTTTTTGGAGTTTCACAAGACATGAAATTATCAGGAGATCTCACAAGAGGTGTTATTGCAAGACTTGAGGCTGCCTTATACAGATCTGCCTCATGTCCCAGCTATTCTTCGGCTGATCTGGCAACTGTATTATTTTGTAGAACACCTTATACTCTTCGCTTCTGATCTTGACCAGCAGAAATGCattaaaactattttatttatttatttactatacttgtataccgcctttcccagcctatcggcgactcaaggcggttttcaACAagtcagtatacataaaacaaaatacagattaagcattaagacaatataaaaccacaataaaaacCTAGGGCCACAATGGCCATGAGGCTTTTATGGGCCAAACCCTTGGGGAAAGAGCTGGTGATACATTAATCTGACTAGTCCAGCTGTATAAAGTGCTTActtacctttttcttttcttctacctTTAGCTCCCATTCTAAACGAGCTTTTTTTGCTTCCCAGTTTGCTGGCAATTTCAACCTTTTATCCTCTTCCACAACTTCTTGGTGATTCAATTTGCGAGCTTCGTTctgtaaaacaacagcaacaccaTGATGACAATTTATCAATTTTGAGGGAACAAGCAGATGAATGAGGCTAaagttcaagaaaaaaaaatatcattCACTTATTAGACTATCAAGcagatggaaaggaaaagagactgGAAAACATGTTCATAATTGTGATCTTCTAGTTTTACAATTTCCATCTTTGTTGGTTATTCAGCATAATACAAAACAAggattcaggaaaaaaaaacaactatggAGTGGGACAGCAAATACACAACATGAAACTCCTTACGGATCTCAGTAACATTCTATTAAATACCGACATGGTATGAACCTAATAAGGTAATCTTTACTTTTAAGATGTTAGGGGTATATGTTTTTTGCCCTTTCACTCTTTCAAGAAAAGACCCCAATAAAAAGCCTGCAAGCTGCTTTCTGCTACATATACTGTTGCAGACGAGTGTGCTGGTCAAGttacaactggtagtagaaggggaaagagggctgctcaggtgttagagcaggagcagcaaaggaagcgaattagggagatattcatgacacctacagatactgattcgtttgaaggtttctcagattctgaaattgAGGAGAAGGGAGACGGGGCAGAGGCTTGAAGCgggttacttgggagcaagagtcagatgaagaacggGAAAGGAAACatatccgtgaaatacttaatgctccaactgaggaggaagatttTAAGGGGTTTACGggaagtgatgggtctgggagtgataacgaagaggaggatgggctggattggacccatgtgcaagagatcagggacatatgtacacaaccaatatctagtgatgagtttgaagggttttctggagattggcaacctggtaatacatggggtgatctaagtcttgatagacactggaaaagttggagggatgggcggtggagatcagctgtggaagctaaggcagctgagagtgatgaagacagggtggagagcagttcatcatctgataatgagttataggataaaagtaggCATCAAACTTTGGGGACATTGCAGTAGGCAAAGTTTTGTATTtgtgcttgggactttgttgctgccattactcttgagCTTAGGTGCtgggactgcagattgctgtgtTTCCGTGTTTCTACAGACTGGAATCTCGTAAGTGCTGACTACTACTCCCGttttgacttcggattgtttttggacgatGACGACATCGCTTCCTGGACTTTATCATCTGCTTCTGGACGTGCTTTGACTTTGGACTGGGTTTTGACGATgattttgcttgcttccacctcGTTTCCTTATGTTTATTGAACTCTgtgtttttgaagcagtttgctagaactttttgttatcctggattatattccagtataatccggattatccgctaatgttgtagttcagcgtgctggtagcgttgctactcctggtagcagggaggaaaggtctgctcaggagtcggagggagaacaacagcaacagcgcattagggaaatcattatggccccAAGTGATACAATCTACCAAAACAAGAGTGATGGTTTGTAGAGCTAGGTGAGTGTTTCAGAAGCCAAATGAGAATGAGGACTTTGTCATCAATAGACACTGGAAgtgaaaattaaataaaataa encodes:
- the SYF2 gene encoding pre-mRNA-splicing factor SYF2, producing the protein MAAESSVPEPELDSSDVAEDQMTSEELAAHKREARLRKFRELHLKRNEARKLNHQEVVEEDKRLKLPANWEAKKARLEWELKVEEKKKDCVAKGEDYERVKLLEISAEDAERFERKKKKKNPDLGFSDYAAAQLRQYQRLTKQIKPDLEKYEKLREESGEEFYPTSNSLLHGTHVPSKEGVDKMVSDLEKQIQKREKYSRRRSYNDDADIDYINERNAKFNKKAERFYGKYTAEIKQNLERGTAV